A single Altererythrobacter sp. BO-6 DNA region contains:
- a CDS encoding Tim44/TimA family putative adaptor protein, with product MMPAVERGVREIASADPRFDITAFLEGAKGAYRMVLEAFWSGDRETLKELCDDDVYASFSGAIDAREAAGQTLDNKLIRIEDFRIHSATLDGRTARVAVLFVSDIAAVTRDKDGHVIAGSLDDAVESRDIWTFSRDVTSASPEWKLDETDEG from the coding sequence ATGATGCCGGCTGTAGAGCGCGGTGTGCGCGAGATTGCCTCGGCTGACCCCCGGTTCGATATCACTGCGTTTCTCGAAGGCGCGAAGGGCGCTTACCGGATGGTGCTGGAGGCTTTCTGGAGCGGTGATCGCGAAACCTTGAAGGAACTGTGCGATGACGATGTCTACGCCAGCTTCAGCGGCGCGATCGACGCGCGCGAGGCGGCCGGTCAGACGCTCGACAACAAGCTGATCCGGATCGAAGATTTCCGGATCCATTCGGCGACTTTGGATGGCCGCACCGCCCGCGTGGCAGTGCTGTTCGTGTCGGACATTGCTGCGGTCACGCGCGACAAGGATGGCCATGTCATCGCCGGTTCGCTCGATGATGCGGTGGAAAGCCGCGACATCTGGACTTTCTCGCGCGATGTCACTTCGGCCTCGCCCGAATGGAAGCTCGACGAAACCGACGAAGGCTGA
- a CDS encoding Smr/MutS family protein — protein MGVPRGLSAEEQAAWAKLAASVTPLPGRKVSKPAKPVANDAPSEVALVRPAPKPVMPAHKPPLAAQPAPPPHPGLDSHWERKFKAGAVQPDYTLDLHGHTLDTAYERLMAGLDQARAMEARVVLLIAGRARPVDPADRAERRGAIRAKLLDWLAASRHSAAISAVRKAHTRHGGEGAIYLVLKRAH, from the coding sequence ATGGGCGTTCCGCGCGGCCTTTCCGCCGAGGAGCAGGCCGCCTGGGCGAAGCTGGCCGCTAGCGTCACGCCGTTGCCTGGGCGCAAGGTTTCCAAGCCTGCCAAGCCGGTGGCCAATGACGCGCCATCCGAAGTTGCGCTGGTGCGCCCAGCCCCCAAACCTGTGATGCCGGCGCACAAGCCGCCGCTCGCCGCCCAGCCAGCACCGCCGCCCCATCCCGGCCTCGATTCGCATTGGGAGCGCAAATTCAAGGCTGGCGCAGTGCAGCCGGATTACACGCTCGACCTGCATGGTCATACGCTCGATACAGCCTATGAACGGCTGATGGCGGGGCTCGACCAGGCGAGGGCCATGGAGGCGCGGGTTGTCCTGCTGATCGCCGGGCGCGCCAGACCGGTCGATCCGGCCGACCGGGCGGAACGGCGCGGGGCGATCCGGGCCAAGCTGCTCGATTGGCTCGCCGCCAGCCGCCATTCGGCGGCGATTTCGGCGGTGCGCAAGGCGCATACCCGCCACGGCGGGGAAGGCGCGATTTACCTGGTGCTCAAGCGCGCGCACTAG
- a CDS encoding murein transglycosylase A — MNRRRWRSASALLLVLALPACARVTPPVTPLPAATTALAAGITAGPSLASLGLNETDASAALASFVESCPKLLAREDASGLTRSEDWQGACDAASAWNGGSAIAFFATHFTPVRVSDGAAFATGYFEPEIAGCRTRQPGCEVPVYGMPGDLVRAWPADIPEGERTGRAPLGRTKEAGVHVPYYTRAEIDEGALEGRGLEIAWAADAIEFFFLQIQGSGRLKAPDGEVIRIGYAGQNGHEYVAIGRVLRERGHLGNAPGQYPTSMQGIVAWLRDNPDEGRKVMQLNPSWVFFRELKGDGPLGALGVPVRRESSVAADPNFVPLGAPVWLDMERDEADGLWIAQDTGGAIKGANRFDTFWGAGEDAREIAGAMSSRGSALVFLPKPVAARLAGE, encoded by the coding sequence ATGAACCGGCGCAGATGGCGATCCGCGTCGGCATTGCTTCTGGTGCTTGCGCTGCCTGCCTGTGCCCGAGTCACTCCGCCGGTTACCCCATTACCAGCTGCGACCACCGCTTTGGCTGCGGGCATCACGGCGGGGCCATCGCTCGCCTCGCTCGGCCTCAACGAGACTGATGCCAGCGCCGCACTGGCCAGCTTCGTCGAATCCTGCCCCAAGCTGCTCGCACGCGAGGATGCCAGCGGCTTGACCCGCAGCGAGGACTGGCAGGGCGCCTGCGATGCAGCGAGCGCTTGGAACGGGGGCAGCGCGATCGCATTCTTCGCCACCCATTTCACGCCGGTGCGGGTGAGCGACGGAGCCGCCTTTGCCACCGGCTATTTCGAACCGGAAATTGCCGGATGCCGTACGCGCCAGCCTGGCTGCGAAGTGCCCGTTTATGGCATGCCCGGTGACCTTGTCCGGGCGTGGCCTGCGGACATACCCGAGGGCGAGCGGACCGGCCGCGCACCCTTGGGGCGGACCAAAGAGGCGGGCGTCCATGTCCCCTATTATACCCGGGCAGAGATCGACGAAGGCGCGCTGGAAGGGCGCGGGCTGGAGATCGCCTGGGCGGCGGACGCAATCGAGTTCTTCTTCCTCCAGATCCAGGGATCCGGGCGGCTGAAAGCTCCGGATGGCGAAGTGATCCGGATCGGTTATGCCGGCCAGAACGGCCACGAATATGTTGCAATCGGGCGCGTGCTGCGCGAACGCGGGCATCTGGGCAACGCGCCGGGACAATATCCCACCTCGATGCAGGGGATCGTCGCTTGGTTGCGCGACAATCCGGATGAAGGCCGCAAGGTCATGCAGCTGAACCCCAGCTGGGTGTTCTTCCGCGAGCTCAAGGGCGACGGCCCGCTTGGTGCCCTGGGCGTGCCGGTGCGGCGCGAAAGCTCGGTCGCAGCCGATCCGAACTTCGTGCCGCTGGGCGCGCCGGTGTGGCTCGACATGGAGCGTGACGAAGCGGACGGGCTGTGGATCGCGCAGGATACGGGCGGTGCAATCAAGGGTGCGAACCGGTTCGATACCTTCTGGGGCGCGGGCGAGGATGCGCGCGAGATTGCGGGCGCGATGAGCTCGCGCGGCAGCGCGCTGGTATTCCTGCCCAAGCCAGTGGCTGCCCGGCTCGCAGGGGAATGA